In Atopobium sp. oral taxon 416, the genomic stretch CCTCCCACGCGCTGATCGGCAGCCTCATCGGCGCCACAATCGTCTATACGCACTCGCTCGGCTACGTGCAGTGGGACGGGGTCTTAAATAAGGTCATCATCCCGCTCTTCACTTCACCGCTGATTGGCTTTGCGCTTGGCTTTACACTCATGCGCTTCATCTTTGAGCTCTTTGCGAGCTGGACACCGCATCGCGCGAACACCTTGTTCCATCGGCTGCAGATCGTCTCTTCGATGTTTATGGCGTACAGCCACGGCTCCAACGACGCCCAAAAAACGATGGGCATCATCACGATCGCCCTGGTCTCTCAGGGGCTCGTCGCAGCTGGTACCGGCATTCCTCTGTGGGTCAAGATCTTTTGCGCGACGACAATGGCAATCGGCACCTCCGTTGGCGGCCAGCGCATCATGAAGACTGTTGGATCCGGCGTCACCAAGCTGGAACCGGTCATGGGCTTTGTCTCTGAGACTTCCTCCGCCATTGCGATTCAGATCATGACGGCAATCGGTGCGCCGGTCTCCACCACCCAGGTCATCACCACCGCAATCATGGGCTCCGGTTCCGCGAAGGGACTGCGTAAGGTCCACTGGGGCGTCGCAGCCGACATCGTGCAAGCATGGTTTGTAACCCTGCCGGTTACGATCGTCTTAGGCGGCTTGGTCTGCTGGATTATCGGAATGATCGTATAGAGGGTAGGGTGTTTCTTCGTGTCAGAGACTGACTATCTCACTGCCTCACAAGGGTTATACACATTTATCGAGGAAGTCCCTCGTGTACCTTCTTCACGGTAGCAGCGCTCCGCAAGCGGCTTGAGGCTGTTGTTGGGACAACCTATCTGCCGGAAGGTGATTCCTGGAAGATGGAGCCAGGACAGCGCTACTACGCCATCTGCAATAACTCGTCCCTGATCACCTGGAAGGTAGGGGATAAGCTTGATTCCTATCACTTCCAGCTCACCACCTCCTATGTGGATCCCCCGACCTACAAGCTGAAGAGCGTGCCGGAGCTTCAAGGCCCTGACAGTTATGATACCGAAGCCTAGGACGGCATGATGGACTATATCTGGTTTGATCGTCCGCTGAGCCTGGCAGGCGAGGTGTACATGCGTACCCCCCAAAGGGACTTGAGGAGAAGCCCGTCTCCTTTGATAAGAATCTCTTGACCATCCCGAGCCTCGCAATTCATATGAACCGTGAGGTCAATGAATCCTTTGGGCCAGACCGAACAGTCGATCTCTGCCCTTTGTTCTCTGCAGGGGAACCTAAACAGGGACCTCTCGACAAATTGATCGCCGAGGAGCTCAGCTGTGAGCTGGATGCAATCCTCGCGCGTGACCTCTACCTCGTCAACCGTCAAAAGCCGACAGTGTGGGGTGCAGTCCAGGAGTTTGTGAGCGCACCGCACCTGGACGATCTGCAGTCCGCCTATGCGGGTTTGCAAGCCTTCCTGGGATCGGATAACGAGCACGGCGTGTCCGTCTATGTCTGCTTTGATAACGAAGAAGTGGGCTCAAGCACCAAACAGGGAGCGCTTTTCGCCTTCCTGCATGACACCTTGGTACGCATCAACAAGACACTCGGCAAAACCGAGGAGAAAGTACTACCGCTCGGCGGCGCAGTCTTTCCTCGTAAGTTCTGTGGCAATCCCCATGCCAAGCATCCCAACCACCCTGAGGTGGCAGATGCCACCAACACCTGCATCCCCCAACAAGGGCCTGGTGATCAAAGAGGCGGCCAACCAGCTCTATACGGCCGACGCGTTCAGCCGGGCAGTGCTGAGTGAGATACTCAACCGCAACGACGTCCCCTATCAGACCTTTGCGAACCGCTCCGATATGCGGAGAGGCTCCACACTTGGCAACCTGAACAACGTGCAGGTCTCCGTCCACGCGGTGGATGTAGGCGCGCAGTTTGCGGTGCGCTCCGCCTATGAGATAGCAGGAGCCAAGAATACCTGTCTGGGCGTTGAGACACTCAAAGTCTTCCATCAGATCACACTTCAGATTACCGGAGTCGATCGGCTTCATCCGCATAAATCCTCTGTGAATATCCGCACTGTCTCAAACCTAAGGACTGTAATGGACGTGAGAGAGACAGCATCCAGGTTATTGGGGTTTGTATGCTGAAGTGACACCGGAGCTCTCAGTGTGGCATCCTTGTGCCATACCAAAAAGGGCTGATAAGGGAGAACTATAACTATGAGTTCAATGAGTGTCGTCGTTATTATCTTCGCTGTGGTGATCGGCTGTGCGATCGGAATAGGGGTCTCCGCTATCTCTGACAGACGACGAGCTCGCAAAGAGCATCGATCGCACGATAAGGACTCTGATTTTATGGATTGGTAGATATTCGGCCTGTGCATCAGAAATCTGAAAACGAGGGCATTGCACTAAATTAAGTGTTATAGGATAAAAACATATGAGAGAGGTATGGTAACCTTCTTTTTGTAGTGAGAGGCTACCGAAAACAACATATTGAAGGTTGATGAGCATGAGTCAACACCAGACGCCGTCTGTAAAGGGAACAGATGACCAAATGACCGTGCGGGATCTCGAAATCGGAGAGACCGCGCAGATTGATACGGTCGGTGGAACGGGTGCGCTGAGACAGCATTTTCTGGACATGGGTGTCATCCCCGGAGCGGACATCACACTGATCAAGTACGCTCCGATGAGCGATCCGATGGAATTCACCATCAGCGGCTATGAGCTGTCGCTTCGTCTAGCGGATGCAGCAAAGATCACCTGCCACCTGGTCACCCGCAAAGAAGCGAAACAGGCTCAGGATGCGGTACAGGCGCAGGCTGACAGCCTGATGGAGGCGCCGCAGGTAAGGCACCCCGGCCTCGGTGAGGAATCTGAGGGCGCCTATATCGATGCCCGTACGAAGGACCACTCACATCCGCTTCCGGACGATGCCACCTTAAGTTTCGCGCTTGCCGGCAACGAGAACTGCGGAAAGACAACGCTCTTCAACAAGCTGACCGGCGCCAACCAACACGTCGGCAACTTTCCGGGCGTCACGGTGGATCGTAAGGAAGGCTCCATTCTGGGGCATCCCAACACGAAGGTCACCGACCTGCCAGGCATCTATTCGATGAGTCCGTATTCTTCAGAGGAGTTGGTCTCCCGGCAGTTCATCCTGCAGGAGCATCCCGCAATCATTGATATTGTCGATGCCACCAACATCGAGCGTAACCTCTATCTGACGATGCAGCTGATG encodes the following:
- a CDS encoding inorganic phosphate transporter, with product MLSSLLVGVLIAAFLFELINGFHDAANAIATTVYTRALPPRAAIIMSACMNFLGALTHESVAMTIAEGIVSITPDLYVIFSALVGAIIWDLFTWWKAVPSSSSHALIGSLIGATIVYTHSLGYVQWDGVLNKVIIPLFTSPLIGFALGFTLMRFIFELFASWTPHRANTLFHRLQIVSSMFMAYSHGSNDAQKTMGIITIALVSQGLVAAGTGIPLWVKIFCATTMAIGTSVGGQRIMKTVGSGVTKLEPVMGFVSETSSAIAIQIMTAIGAPVSTTQVITTAIMGSGSAKGLRKVHWGVAADIVQAWFVTLPVTIVLGGLVCWIIGMIV